The DNA window gacttaaaTGCagcatttaaaaatctgaaaaaaagaaaaggaggTCATTAATGTCTACTGTACAACCATTTGGTGAGGGAAgaaaactttttctcaaaatagggtaccctaATCAGAAACCATCAGTCGGCACGAGATGTTTTTATTTGTCTCAGTCTGTAGAGGGTACGGGTAATAAAAAATGGcctttatacacatgtatttttcaatgaaaataaaacctaaacatcaaataataaaagtggGATAGTCAGGGTAGATTAGATTAGGGTTTAGCCTTCAAtatgaagcttaaaatgcaaaaatgagaCTCCGACATGTCAATCAAAGAGTAAtgatactcaggtgaccgtcaagGCCTGTAGGCCTCTTGTTTATCTTCTAACAACCTGTCAGTTTTGGACAGAAACAAACcatttcatgaaatatttacattacgATCCTCCAATGTACAAGATTGCTGCATATCCCCCTAAACCGGTAATGACTGGAATTCCAGTAGATAGATAGCCAACGCCGATGTCAACGATGTCTATGCAAGACCACCAAAGTTATCCCATCTGGTGTAATTGGTGATCCCTTCTAATAAGTTTCTGGCAGTTTAAGGTTAAACTTAATATATCCTTTATAAGTAATGAGgcataaaagttttatgaaaaatttaaagcGAAAAccaatatttcaaacatttcgTATTGATCCTACATAAAGATGTGGATTGATACTAGGATCATGCTTCATGCGTGACGTTTTCTACAATGGAGGGCTTATTGTTACGTCCCCCAGACACCACTACAAGCCTTCAGGTTCAGTCTTGCAATAATGTAGAAACATATGCACCTGAAGTTTGCAATTaggatcttttttaaaaatagcaaaaaacAAACCACCAGAcaattaattacataacattttttattgtgaCAAATcggaaacaaaatattttgctaTAACAAATGTAACTAACCATAAAAATGATGATATTCAATAAGTTTTAATAGTCTCTACAATATacaacaatacaaaaatatgaaagcACATATAGAATTAGACATCTATATACTGAACTCCAGCCGTATGGGTCCTGAGTGGAACCGTCTATAGAAGGTGGGGTCATCACGTAGGTTATAACATCAATTCATActaattcatatatataatgaaacacATCAATGGGTACAACTTGGAAGGATAACATGTTTCAATGGaagaatataatgaaaaaaaatggacCAAAACAAAAGATGTATTGCTATTCAATGTAAAAtcacagtaacttgaaaattaatattacatgtaaatctaatTATAGAGCACCGCTAAACGACCTGCATTCCAGCTTTGCTAATTATCCGTGGTCACAGCTCTCTCTCCAACAAATGGAAATACATACAAGTTGTAACGAAAAATATTATCAcagagaaatatatatatatataacattggACCATACTTTCACTTTTAATTATCATATGATGTATGGTAAGAAAATGCCGGTAATTAGACATATGAACGAAAGATTGATCAACAAAGACAAGCCACGGTAAGTTATAAGATGGGTGTATTTAGGGCTTGTTTGATACATACATGAATTTTATTACATAGCAATCTTGGGTATccatgagatttttttttctttatcatgaAAAAAAGAATCATTTGGTGCTCTGCGAAAATATGCTAATATATGGTTAAAATTTCTATTCAGATCAAATCTTACGATTTAAAGAAACAATTGTATTTAGTTTTGAATGAGGTTGTTTATGAATAAGATTCGCGCTTTGTTGGTCCCTGGTCCAGCAGGTTAAAGATGCATTCTGATTGGATAAAACATCTAAAGGTCAGTCAGTGGAATGCCctcctgaaaaaaaatcagatgacGCAAATAAAGAGACATAAACTGCTTATTAAAGTAATTTACTGTGTTAGAAAAACAAACAGCGATTTGTAAAATCATATTcaagtaaaaataattttgattcattgttttaattatttatctttctttttttttttggggggggggggcgtcaATTCGATGAAAAGTGATAGGCCTAGTGCCCGGTGCGGCTACGATAAAGACCCCTCAAACATCAATAGCCAAAATGTGCTTAATATCAGCAAGAAATCAATTTCATCAAGCAAGATATTACAGAATCCTTACAGCACTGCGATATGTTCTCGTCCCTTCGTATTCGGCCATGACCTCCAGATTTCTCATTCTGACTTCTTCATTGAAATCCTGTCGGGTTGAAAAATGAGCCCGACTATCGCGGGCGGTGAACGAGGCCCGGGTCTTCTCCCCAATGCTGAAAGCTTTGTTCTCCCTCCCGGCAAAAGAGGCCCGGACGTGGTTATTGGACTTTCCGTAGCTTCCTGTGAAAaaagggaaaaattatttttgcatatggtcgctattgaaattattttggaAAAATGCACTGATATGTAGTGACaaacaaatgtacatatatcGTCAGTTTATTCTGTGAATGGCCAATGATGACTAATACATATAGCTTACTTCTAATTAACTGCGCTTCGTCGTCGTCCGTCTCTACAGAATGGGCGGACTGTGCAGAATCTCTAAATGCGGTTGCGACACCATTGGACTGATTGTCACGAATGATTTTGTCCAGCTGGAACACAATGTCGGCTGCTTTACTGTCGATTGGACTCCCCCCGCCCCCGTCATACATCCCTGTAGTGTTCATATAGGTGGTTTCGTGCGCGTTCGAGTAGATCACTTCCGGGTGTTCTGCTTCTTTTTTCGGAGAAGTATTGCGAGAGCTCCCTGATTTTTGTTTGAGACTTTTATTGTGAATTTGCTCTCGCTTTGAGTTTATTTCACTGAGAAGAGAACTATATTGCACACTACTTTGCCTTGAGGCTAATTCCTTTGAATCGTTTTCTTTGGTTTCTGTAATAATATCCGCTTGTTTGGGAATggtatttgatgacgtcatggaGTCCACCTCATCAAGATGAGTGGTATGAAATCCGTTTGGTAAGGTTCCATTGCTTATCTGGGGAGTACCTTAAAAATGGACATATGTTTAAGTAGTTAGTAAGAGTTTCGACATTAGACTTTCTTATAGGTGGTGGTCATATGTGTCTACGatgaaaaatcaaatgaaaatcaaGATTAGAATTCGAATCGTGCGACTTTGTCTAGAAAAATAGACAACCATTTCTTTTAGGATACTTAGTATTCCAAAATAAACCAAACTTACTCTGATCGCTAATGGATTgagatgaaatattttcattggaGAAACTCATGGATATTGATGAAAGCCGGTTTTGCAATTCAAATAACTCTctctgaaaaacaaaaaaggttCATTTGTCTATCAAAATttccttatatacatgtatcaaataaagCCTGCTGTTTTATGGCGGTAAGTCTCACCTGCTGTCTTTTCAGTTTTGTCGTCAGTTCTCTGGAATGTTCCTCTGATTTGGATTTCGCTTTCCTCAGATAATGCATCTCGTTCTCCAGCCGCTCGGCATATCTTCGTTTACGAACTACAGTAAATTCAATTAACAACCACGTACTAAGTATCaactaaatgaaataaaaatagctTCATATAAATTAACAATGTTAGAAATCTAAGATATCTTACCACTACAGGCTCTTGGAATTCGACAAAAACGTAGGACGATTAAGTAGGTGGCTGCCTCCACCGCCTCATCATAACAAAGGACCTCGTCCCAGAAGATGGTGAACAGGAGCTCCATAGCGCAGACCATCAGCACCACCAGGCCATCAAACACCTGCAAACGACAGTCCTAACTATGTAATTTGGTTTCTTCAAAATTAGGAATAACAAAACTGATGTCTCGTTTCATTTTGATTGCAAAGtggctattttttttatactaaacGTCTTTAAAAACGGAATACTAGTAATATACATTTTGACTTCTTTAATACGTAgtagtgtcatgttgtaaattttgaatttactgggttggtgtaaatacaaaatttacaacagttgacatgttgtaaattttgtatttattagaCATTAGACTATTGGCATATActcttcatatatatttttcaaaaattgcaaACGAATGTGCAATACATATGAACTGTTATTCTACAAATACCAGACGGTTGCTCGAGCAAATGACACAATCTATAGATAGTCTTAGTGTTTGTAATCAAGCCAGGGCGATTCTGTGCACTGGTTTACTAGTCCAATACGCAGATCAGTGCAGTCCTTGGGTTCAAAGAAACTATAAACGTCCATATGATCTGTGTagtgatattgtattattattttatggTCAGTGATTGTGTATGACTGGTAATAAACACCGTCTGACGGCTAGGCCTCGCCCAGTGTGACACCACCATTAATTGCCAGGAACTTACGCATGGGGACACTTTCCATACAGTTCCAATAGCTGGTTGAGCACAGCATGTTTGTGCAGCTAAGAACTGAAAAGTCATCCCCGCTCGCTCCCAGATTGGAAACAGTTTCTAACAGCTTGAACAGTTTTGGACATAAAACTCTCACATTGACTCAAAACAATTGACAGAAACCgcttgatgatgatgatgatgatgatgatgatgatgatgattaagACGAcgataatgataaaatacatgtaataatagaTGCTGTTATGGCCATGAAATGCAATGAAAatacgttatatattttataattataacagAGAACTTACATAAAGCAGAAGTTAGCTTTCTAAGTGAGTGAATTTTTCCCGCAATCAATTATTGAAGTGATAGAACTTGTATTATCGAGAATAAACATACCATATCGATATTTCAAAGTCGTTATTAGCTTTAAATTTGCACGATATTTAGAGAATTTAACAGGTAAAATTCTACGTACGCGGACATGTAGAAAAGTTTACATGATCTCTACAGAAATCcactatctttttttttttttataaaattgatatcgAAATCCATTGCTACATGTGGTACTTTATAACCACACTGAATGACTTACAACTTTAGGAAATACTTACACGGTAGGTCTAACTTGCATTTTATGAACAAAATCAAACTATGCActtaacattaaattttgtgtttgtTCAGCTttgttagtattttttttttacaatatttacttGTGGAAGTCTTTGACACTTAAATATTTTGACTTACATTTAGAAAATCTTTCCAGCACCCTGGACAACCAGCTACAACTCGTGATACCACCTGTGTGTCAAAATCGGACAGGGTTTTAATCAATTAAGTTTTATCTTCTTTACATtcaagtcatttttattaatataaaaaattaatgcaaaGAAGGAATTGGTTAATTATGAATTATCATTTTTGATCAGTCATTTATCATCATTTGTTTATATGttatgtggggtttttttattttactttatcccatttttaaattcttttttttttcattatgccACAAATTTTCGACA is part of the Crassostrea angulata isolate pt1a10 chromosome 3, ASM2561291v2, whole genome shotgun sequence genome and encodes:
- the LOC128176122 gene encoding uncharacterized protein LOC128176122 isoform X2; this encodes MKSFTNCVEAHSLLNGLCMECYVILLTILDVLCITTELIIRLGIIKDPNADPTESPALATTSTLNLTNVTYKPDPGGSCQQCSVESSVEIAHCVAHYTSVTISCVFTIEVVSRVVAGCPGCWKDFLNVFDGLVVLMVCAMELLFTIFWDEVLCYDEAVEAATYLIVLRFCRIPRACSVRKRRYAERLENEMHYLRKAKSKSEEHSRELTTKLKRQQRELFELQNRLSSISMSFSNENISSQSISDQSTPQISNGTLPNGFHTTHLDEVDSMTSSNTIPKQADIITETKENDSKELASRQSSVQYSSLLSEINSKREQIHNKSLKQKSGSSRNTSPKKEAEHPEVIYSNAHETTYMNTTGMYDGGGGSPIDSKAADIVFQLDKIIRDNQSNGVATAFRDSAQSAHSVETDDDEAQLIRRSYGKSNNHVRASFAGRENKAFSIGEKTRASFTARDSRAHFSTRQDFNEEVRMRNLEVMAEYEGTRTYRSAEGIPLTDL
- the LOC128176122 gene encoding uncharacterized protein LOC128176122 isoform X1, coding for MGRDDSTNCVEAHSLLNGLCMECYVILLTILDVLCITTELIIRLGIIKDPNADPTESPALATTSTLNLTNVTYKPDPGGSCQQCSVESSVEIAHCVAHYTSVTISCVFTIEVVSRVVAGCPGCWKDFLNVFDGLVVLMVCAMELLFTIFWDEVLCYDEAVEAATYLIVLRFCRIPRACSVRKRRYAERLENEMHYLRKAKSKSEEHSRELTTKLKRQQRELFELQNRLSSISMSFSNENISSQSISDQSTPQISNGTLPNGFHTTHLDEVDSMTSSNTIPKQADIITETKENDSKELASRQSSVQYSSLLSEINSKREQIHNKSLKQKSGSSRNTSPKKEAEHPEVIYSNAHETTYMNTTGMYDGGGGSPIDSKAADIVFQLDKIIRDNQSNGVATAFRDSAQSAHSVETDDDEAQLIRRSYGKSNNHVRASFAGRENKAFSIGEKTRASFTARDSRAHFSTRQDFNEEVRMRNLEVMAEYEGTRTYRSAEGIPLTDL